The following coding sequences are from one Vicugna pacos chromosome 11, VicPac4, whole genome shotgun sequence window:
- the MAPK8 gene encoding mitogen-activated protein kinase 8 isoform X4, whose protein sequence is MSRSKRDSNFYSVEIGDSTFTVLKRYQNLKPIGSGAQGIVCAAYDAILERNVAIKKLSRPFQNQTHAKRAYRELVLMKCVNHKNIIGLLNVFTPQKSLEEFQDVYIVMELMDANLCQVIQMELDHERMSYLLYQMLCGIKHLHSAGIIHRDLKPSNIVVKSDCTLKILDFGLARTAGTSFMMTPYVVTRYYRAPEVILGMGYKENVDLWSVGCIMGEMVCHKILFPGRDYIDQWNKVIEQLGTPCPEFMKKLQPTVRTYVENRPKYAGYSFEKLFPDVLFPADSEHNKLKASQARDLLSKMLVIDASKRISVDEALQHPYINVWYDPSEAEAPPPKIPDKQLDEREHTIEEWKELIYKEVMDLEERTKNGVIRGQPSPLAQVQQ, encoded by the exons ATGAGTAGAAGCAAGCGTGACAGCAATTTTTATAGTGTAGAAATTGGAGATTCTACGTTCACAGTCCTGAAACGGTATCAGAATTTAAAACCTATAGGCTCAGGAGCTCAAGGAATAGTGTG TGCAGCTTATGATGCCATTCTTGAAAGAAACGTTGCAATCAAGAAGCTAAGCCGGCCATTTCAGAATCAAACTCATGCTAAGCGTGCTTACAGAGAGCTAGTTCTTATGAAATGTGTAAATCACAAAAAT ATAATTGGCCTGTTGAATGTTTTTACACCACAGAAGTCCCTAGAAGAATTTCAAGATGT TTACATAGTCATGGAGCTCATGGATGCAAATCTTTGTCAAGTGATTCAAATGGAACTAGATCATGAAAGAATGTCCTACCTTCTTTACCAGATGCTGTGTGGAATCAAGCACCTTCACTCTGCTGGAATTATTCATCGG gactTAAAGCCCAGTAATATAGTAGTAAAATCAGACTGCACTTTGAAGATTCTTGACTTTGGACTGGCCAGGACTGCAGGAACTAGTTTTATGATGACACCTTACGTAGTGACTCGCTACTACAGAGCACCTGAGGTCATCCTAGGGATGGGCTACAAAGAAAACG TGGATTTATGGTCTGTGGGGTGCATTATGGGAGAAATGGTTTGCCACAAAATCCTCTTTCCAGGAAGGGACT ATATTGATCAGTGGAATAAAGTTATTGAACAGCTTGGAACGCCATGTCCTGAATTCATGAAGAAACTACAGCCAACAGTAAGGACTTACGTCGAGAACAGACCTAAATATGCTGGCTATAGCTTTGAGAAACTCTTCCCTGATGTACTTTTCCCAGCTGACTCAGAACACAACAAACTTAAAG CCAGTCAGGCAAGGGATTTGTTATCCAAAATGCTGGTAATTGATGCATCTAAAAGGATCTCCGTAGATGAAGCTCTCCAGCACCCGTATATCAATGTCTGGTATGATCCTTCTGAAGCAGAGGCC CCACCACCAAAGATACCTGACAAGCAGTTAGATGAAAGGGAACACACGATAGAAGAGTGGAAAG AATTGATATACAAAGAAGTTATGGACTTGGAGGAGAGAACCAAGAATGGCGTTATACGGGGGCAGCCCTCTCCTTTAG
- the MAPK8 gene encoding mitogen-activated protein kinase 8 isoform X3, whose protein sequence is MSRSKRDSNFYSVEIGDSTFTVLKRYQNLKPIGSGAQGIVCAAYDAILERNVAIKKLSRPFQNQTHAKRAYRELVLMKCVNHKNIIGLLNVFTPQKSLEEFQDVYIVMELMDANLCQVIQMELDHERMSYLLYQMLCGIKHLHSAGIIHRDLKPSNIVVKSDCTLKILDFGLARTAGTSFMMTPYVVTRYYRAPEVILGMGYKENVDIWSVGCIMGEMIKGGVLFPGTDHIDQWNKVIEQLGTPCPEFMKKLQPTVRTYVENRPKYAGYSFEKLFPDVLFPADSEHNKLKASQARDLLSKMLVIDASKRISVDEALQHPYINVWYDPSEAEAPPPKIPDKQLDEREHTIEEWKELIYKEVMDLEERTKNGVIRGQPSPLAQVQQ, encoded by the exons ATGAGTAGAAGCAAGCGTGACAGCAATTTTTATAGTGTAGAAATTGGAGATTCTACGTTCACAGTCCTGAAACGGTATCAGAATTTAAAACCTATAGGCTCAGGAGCTCAAGGAATAGTGTG TGCAGCTTATGATGCCATTCTTGAAAGAAACGTTGCAATCAAGAAGCTAAGCCGGCCATTTCAGAATCAAACTCATGCTAAGCGTGCTTACAGAGAGCTAGTTCTTATGAAATGTGTAAATCACAAAAAT ATAATTGGCCTGTTGAATGTTTTTACACCACAGAAGTCCCTAGAAGAATTTCAAGATGT TTACATAGTCATGGAGCTCATGGATGCAAATCTTTGTCAAGTGATTCAAATGGAACTAGATCATGAAAGAATGTCCTACCTTCTTTACCAGATGCTGTGTGGAATCAAGCACCTTCACTCTGCTGGAATTATTCATCGG gactTAAAGCCCAGTAATATAGTAGTAAAATCAGACTGCACTTTGAAGATTCTTGACTTTGGACTGGCCAGGACTGCAGGAACTAGTTTTATGATGACACCTTACGTAGTGACTCGCTACTACAGAGCACCTGAGGTCATCCTAGGGATGGGCTACAAAGAAAACG TTGACATTTGGTCAGTTGGGTGCATCATGGGAGAAATGATCAAAGGTGGTGTTTTGTTCCCAGGTACAGATC ATATTGATCAGTGGAATAAAGTTATTGAACAGCTTGGAACGCCATGTCCTGAATTCATGAAGAAACTACAGCCAACAGTAAGGACTTACGTCGAGAACAGACCTAAATATGCTGGCTATAGCTTTGAGAAACTCTTCCCTGATGTACTTTTCCCAGCTGACTCAGAACACAACAAACTTAAAG CCAGTCAGGCAAGGGATTTGTTATCCAAAATGCTGGTAATTGATGCATCTAAAAGGATCTCCGTAGATGAAGCTCTCCAGCACCCGTATATCAATGTCTGGTATGATCCTTCTGAAGCAGAGGCC CCACCACCAAAGATACCTGACAAGCAGTTAGATGAAAGGGAACACACGATAGAAGAGTGGAAAG AATTGATATACAAAGAAGTTATGGACTTGGAGGAGAGAACCAAGAATGGCGTTATACGGGGGCAGCCCTCTCCTTTAG